The following proteins come from a genomic window of Manduca sexta isolate Smith_Timp_Sample1 chromosome 6, JHU_Msex_v1.0, whole genome shotgun sequence:
- the LOC115442201 gene encoding spondin-2, producing the protein MYLKCLIILLSYVAHGSTLVSKCDQTPPLSDGTPPSIDKGLFHLVIEHAAMRDDKIFYTPDQTYVLTINAANSSRPFRWFMITAEDPAVDNSVFEVSRKVVDVGSLKTLDDDSKSRYSERCASTVENIDSSDKTWVEIHWVSPKQSSPQQQIRIRAMVAENREVWYTGDNLTILLNMEDSKRKDSPPLPVREVCTLCSEARYEIIFKGQWSRVAHPRYYPNKPDENGYSHLIGASHGNNFTMWQQGAKATKGLQLLAEEADVSVMEREIIDAMVYPEGTRTLIRGKRRHHPYMSLPSQALFRTDRIHHMFSVAVAMRPSPDWFLGIYKFELCNETEWLDEFEIPLYPWDAGTMDGVSYESPRSMSQPGDNIERVEVGSFNRKSPFYQLNLNDLQPFAKLQVRRLDVYPLIDVDCSKNGEEESESMDIQEDAPQEPIVGETKQKLDAMERCDVGVWGEWSPCFPREGVCGPGSRTRIRSKRNLFETESENKQEEESTGSCPKVTTEPLIQNENCFINCF; encoded by the exons AT GTACCTAAAATgtctaataattttgttatcatACGTGGCTCATGGATCAACGCTGGTAAGCAAATGCGACCAGACCCCTCCTCTTTCGGACGGGACGCCACCCAGCATAGACAAGGGTCTCTTCCACCTTGTCATAGAACACGCGGCCATGAGGGACGACAAGATATTCTACACGCCTGACCAGACTTAtgttt TAACCATAAACGCAGCTAACTCTAGCCGGCCGTTCCGATGGTTTATGATCACTGCCGAGGACCCAGCTGTGGACAATAGCGTGTTTGAAGTATCACGCAAGGTGGTGGATGTTGGTAGCTTGAAGACGTTGGATGATGACTCCAAATCTCGGTACAGTGAGAGATGCGCAAGTACTGTTGAGAATATTGACAGTTCGGATAAAACTTGGGTTGAg ATTCATTGGGTATCTCCAAAACAAAGCAGTCCACAACAACAGATTCGTATCCGCGCGATGGTAGCCGAGAACAGGGAAGTATGGTACACTGGCGACAACCTTACTATACTGCTTAACATGGAGGATTCGAAGAGGAAAGACAGTCCTCCATTGCCTGTTAGGGAAGTTTGCACGCTCTGCAGTGAAGCGCGGTATGAG ATAATATTCAAAGGCCAGTGGTCGAGGGTGGCCCATCCTCGCTACTACCCCAACAAGCCCGATGAGAATGGCTACAGTCATCTGATCGGAGCCTCGCATGGCAACAACTTTACCATGTGGCAACAAGGCGCTAAGGCCACTAAGGGGTTACAGCTTTTAGCTGAGGAAGCAGACGTGTCTGTTATGGAAAGAGAGATCATAGATGCA ATGGTCTATCCAGAAGGCACCAGAACATTAATCCGAGGGAAGCGTCGCCACCACCCCTACATGTCTCTTCCGTCCCAAGCACTCTTCAGGACCGACAGGATCCACCACATGTTCTCGGTAGCTGTGGCGATGCGACCCTCGCCCGACTGGTTCCTAGGCATTTACAAGTTCGAGCTCTGTAACGAGACGGAATGGTTGGATGAGTTTGAAATACCTTTGTATCCATGGGATGCTGGGACTATGGATGGCGTGTCTTATGAA TCTCCAAGATCCATGTCACAGCCCGGAGATAATATAGAGAGAGTGGAAGTAGGCTCATTCAATCGCAAATCTCCATTCTACCAGCTGAACTTGAACGATCTGCAACCGTTTGCCAAATTACAAGTGCGACGGCTTGACGTCTATCCGTTAATAGACGTAGACTGCAGTAAAAATGGAG aAGAAGAATCGGAATCAATGGATATTCAAGAAGA CGCACCACAAGAGCCGATAGTGggtgaaacaaaacaaaaactagaCGCCATGGAGCGTTGCGATGTCGGTGTTTGGGGTGAATGGTCGCCATGCTTCCCGAGAGAGGGCGTCTGCGGGCCCGGGTCGCGGACTAGAATAAGATCTAAGAGGAATCTATTCGAG ACTGAGAGCGAAAATAAACAAGAAGAAGAATCAACCGGCAGTTGCCCAAAAGTTACCACTGAGcctttaatacaaaatgaaaattgttttataaattgtttttag